ATCATCAAGCAATTTATTGGCACGTTGAATGGCGACACTGAGCTGACTACCTTGGCTGGGCATAATCTCACTGCTGAGTGCGGGTACCAGGTTGGCAATGGTGCGATTATCATCGGTGAGTGGTGAGACTACATAGGCGTGGTCGGTATAAACCACCAGCCCGGTCTGCCCCTCTTTGCGCTGTGCCAGAATATCCAGTATTTTGTGACGGGCGTGGGTTAGGCGAGAGGGGGTGATGTCGTTGGCATCCATTGAGCGGGAGAGGTCAAGCAGGATCACCAGCGCAGACGCTTGCATATAGAGTGGTTGTGGCTGCTTCTTCCAAGCTGGGCCGCTGATGGCAAGGGTGGCGATAATCCACGCGGTGAGTAGCAGTAGTGGCCAATAACGGCGCTGAGTTGTTTGATCATTATCCAAAAGGTGTGGCAGTAGCTCGGCATCCACCACTTTTGACCAGTCACTCTGGCTGTTTTGAGCGCGCCAACTACGCCATGTCAGCCATAATGCGGGCAGTAGTGCCAGCAGCCACCAGGGGCGTAACAGGTGTAGGCTTTGCCAGTCGATAGCGATACTCACTGTGACCTCCCCCGGTACCCGGCAAAGCAGAGTGATAAAATCAGTGCCAAACCCAGTGGCCAGAGGTATAGCTCTTCACGGGGGCGATAATATTCACTCTCTCCCTCAGAGGGTTCGAGTTGATCGAGTAGCTGATAAATTTCACTCAATTGAGCGCTCTCTTTGGCCCGAAAGTAGCGCCCACCGGTTAACGCTGCAATCTCACTCAGCAGCGCTTCATCCAGATCAGCGGATGGGTTAACGGTGCGGCTACCAAAAAAGCCAGGCACCTGCATGCTCTCAGCGCCCAGGCCGATGGTGTAGATTTTGATATTATCTTCAGCCGCCAGTCGTGCGGCCTCCCGAGGGTCGACTTCACCGGCGGTGTTATCACCATCTGTGAGCAGGATTAACACCCGGCTTTGATCGGGGCGGTCACGGAGTCGCTTGATTGCCAGCCCAATGGCATCACCGATGGCAGTCGCTTTACCGGCGATACCAATTTGCGCCTCGTTCAACATCTGCGTCACCGTGTGGCGGTCGTGGGTGAGGGGAGTTTGCAGGTAGGCCTGACTGCCGAATAGTATCAGGCCAACACGGTCGCCAAGGCGCTGCTGGATAAATTCACCACCAATCACTTTGACCACGGTGAGGCGATCGACCGACTCTCCACCCAGGGTGAGGTCGGGCACCTCCATACTTCCCGAAACATCTACTGCCATCAGCAGGTCACGACCGGTGAGTGGGGTCGCAACGGGTTCACCCAGCCATTGTGGGCGCATTATCGCAAGAACCAGGCAACACCAGATTAAGATGGCCAGCCAGGGGGAGCGGTTGAATTTTGTGGTTTGAGTGCTGGGTTGCTGTGTCGTGAGTTGTTGCAGCTCATTGAAAAAGGGGACCCGCAGCGCCGCGTGCTGTTGATTTTTTACCGCAGGCAGCAGCCGACGCAATAACCACGGTAGTGGCAGTAGCAGTCCCATTAGTGGCCAGGCCCATTCAAACATGACGGCTCCCCCGCTTGAATAGATGAGTAATACAGTGGCGGCTTAGGGTGATCAGTGGCTCTACCTCAAAATCAGCGGTGTTCTTTTGATAAGGCGCTTGAGACAAAACTTGCCCTATACCCTGGGTAAATGGCTTCCCATCGCTAAAATCATCGAGGAATGCCAGCCAGGCGTGGCCGCTAAGCCCCGCCACACCGTCTTGTGGCTGGGTGGCCAGTGCGGCGCGGCGCAAAAGTTGTGAAAGCTGCTGTAATAACTGCTGTGGTTGGTCTGGGTAGCGGTGTGCCAGTTGCTCTAGCTCACGCAGTGACGCACGTTTGATTGCACCCCGTTGATAGTGGCGGTAGCTGAGCCATGCCAGCAAAATAAGTAGCAGCAGTGTGGCCAGTAGCAGCCACCATCCCGGTGCGGGTGGCCACCCACTGATGGCTTCGGGCAGGTGAATATCACGCAGCTGTGCCAAAGGGTCAGTTGAGGGTGCGGTTGTTGGGTTTGCCAGCGTGCTGTTCATTGTGCAAAGCCTCTCAACTTATCAAACAGCGTGTCGTCGGTGGCAATGGTTGTCAGTTTAATCACTTGGCTTTTTGCTAGCGCTTGTAGCGCCTGCTGGCGTTGTTCGAATCGCTGGTGAAATGCACTGGCCAGTTTGGCGTTGCTACTGAGCGTTAAGCGTTGCTGGCCATCGCTTACGGTATAGTAGCCCTGTTCAGGCAGATGAGACTCCAGTGGGTCGTATATAAACAGACAGACCACTTCGTTGTGGCGGGCAAGGCTGCGCAGGTGTTGAAGGGTTAGCGCATCCAGGTCATGGAAATCACTGATGATATAGAGGCGGCTGCCAGTTTTGCTGATCGCTTGCAGGCGCAGTAGTTGGCTCTCAAGGGAGCATTTTTGGCCCTTATCGGTAACCGCCAGCTGGTGTGCTAGCATCAAGTTGATGAGCTGTAGCACCGCTTTTTGGCCTCGCTTGGGGCGTAGCTCATGGTGGTGTGCTTCGTTGAAAAGAGAGAGGCCAATCCGGTCACCACGGTGCTCACCTAGCCAGGCGAGTAACGTGGCGGCCTGTATCGCCTGGAAAGATTTAAAAGTGACCCGACTGCCGAAGTGCATCGGGCGGCGCAGATCAAGGGAGATTAATAGTGGGCACTCCCGCTCTTCACGAAACAGCTTGGTATAGGTGCGGCCAGTACGTGCCGAAACACGCCAGTCGATATCACGGGTATCATCACCCGGCAGATAGGGGCGCACTTCATCAAACTCAGTGCCCCGGCCACGAAAGCGTGATAAATAGCCCCCCGACTGGGCAGAGCGAACCTGGCGTGGCTTCTGGCTGATGAGTAGTTTGGCGTGATGACGCAGCGCCAGCAGAGCTTGTTGTGTTAAGTGCAGTGGCTCGCGGGTAGTCGTGGCACGGGGTGTTCCGCGAAACAGCTCTTTTATGCTTCTTTTTAAGTCGAGCATCGTTGCTAGGGTACCGGTACCCGGTTGAGTAGTTCATCGATCAATTGGTCGCAGGTGACACCCTCCGCTTCTGCTTCGAAGCTCAATAAAATACGGTGACGCAGCACATTGTGTGCCACTGCATGAATATCTTCGGGTGAGAGGTAGTCGCGTCCTCGCAGCCACGCATGGGCGCGGGCGCAGCGATCCAGTGCCATGGTGGCCCGCGGGCTGGCACCGTACTGAACCCATTGGGCGAGGTCTTCACCGTAGCGGCCAGGCGTGCGGCTGGCCATGATCAGTTCAACAAGATAGCGCTCTAGCGGCTCGGCCAG
The Gammaproteobacteria bacterium genome window above contains:
- a CDS encoding VWA domain-containing protein, producing MFEWAWPLMGLLLPLPWLLRRLLPAVKNQQHAALRVPFFNELQQLTTQQPSTQTTKFNRSPWLAILIWCCLVLAIMRPQWLGEPVATPLTGRDLLMAVDVSGSMEVPDLTLGGESVDRLTVVKVIGGEFIQQRLGDRVGLILFGSQAYLQTPLTHDRHTVTQMLNEAQIGIAGKATAIGDAIGLAIKRLRDRPDQSRVLILLTDGDNTAGEVDPREAARLAAEDNIKIYTIGLGAESMQVPGFFGSRTVNPSADLDEALLSEIAALTGGRYFRAKESAQLSEIYQLLDQLEPSEGESEYYRPREELYLWPLGLALILSLCFAGYRGRSQ
- a CDS encoding DUF4381 domain-containing protein; the protein is MNSTLANPTTAPSTDPLAQLRDIHLPEAISGWPPAPGWWLLLATLLLLILLAWLSYRHYQRGAIKRASLRELEQLAHRYPDQPQQLLQQLSQLLRRAALATQPQDGVAGLSGHAWLAFLDDFSDGKPFTQGIGQVLSQAPYQKNTADFEVEPLITLSRHCITHLFKRGSRHV
- a CDS encoding DUF58 domain-containing protein, giving the protein MLDLKRSIKELFRGTPRATTTREPLHLTQQALLALRHHAKLLISQKPRQVRSAQSGGYLSRFRGRGTEFDEVRPYLPGDDTRDIDWRVSARTGRTYTKLFREERECPLLISLDLRRPMHFGSRVTFKSFQAIQAATLLAWLGEHRGDRIGLSLFNEAHHHELRPKRGQKAVLQLINLMLAHQLAVTDKGQKCSLESQLLRLQAISKTGSRLYIISDFHDLDALTLQHLRSLARHNEVVCLFIYDPLESHLPEQGYYTVSDGQQRLTLSSNAKLASAFHQRFEQRQQALQALAKSQVIKLTTIATDDTLFDKLRGFAQ